From Streptomyces sp. TLI_105, the proteins below share one genomic window:
- a CDS encoding S8 family serine peptidase → MGGLTGARAAEPEGRYIVVLDDSARGRADSVERGHGRDHGVRVGFRYRHALVGYSAVMPESQVAALRADPNVKAVAPDRPVHATRQVLPTGVDRIQGDASSTLSGNGTGDVDTAVAILDTGIDTGHRDLNVAGGINCTNLSRPGDYRDNNGHGTHVAGTVAARDNGDDVVGVVPGARLYSVKVLGASGSGSASNILCGLDWLEENAAGLGIKVANMSLGGDGTDDGNCGLTNNDPEHQAICSVVAAGVTMVVAAGNSTDDFANHTPAAFDEVLTVTAMADFNGQPGGGAAATCRTSNQDDTAANFSSFAVSDADAAHTIAGPGVCIRSTRNHSTTVVFSGTSMASPHVAGTAALCLVTGQCTDPTPAGVIAKLRADAAARPASYGFAGDPNAPVDGRYYGHLVHAGGY, encoded by the coding sequence GTGGGGGGACTTACGGGGGCGAGGGCGGCGGAGCCGGAGGGGCGGTACATCGTCGTCCTCGACGACTCGGCACGCGGCCGGGCCGACTCGGTCGAGCGGGGGCACGGACGGGACCACGGGGTGCGGGTGGGCTTCCGGTACCGGCACGCGCTGGTCGGGTACTCCGCGGTGATGCCGGAGTCCCAGGTGGCCGCGCTGCGGGCGGACCCGAACGTGAAGGCGGTGGCGCCCGACCGGCCCGTGCACGCCACCCGGCAGGTGCTGCCGACCGGGGTGGACCGGATCCAGGGCGACGCGAGCAGCACGCTCTCCGGGAACGGGACGGGTGACGTCGACACGGCGGTGGCGATCCTCGACACCGGGATCGACACCGGGCACCGCGATCTCAACGTGGCCGGCGGGATCAACTGCACGAATCTCTCGCGGCCGGGCGACTACCGGGACAACAACGGCCACGGCACCCATGTGGCCGGTACGGTCGCCGCCCGGGACAACGGCGACGACGTCGTCGGGGTCGTGCCCGGCGCCCGGCTGTACTCGGTGAAGGTGCTCGGCGCCAGCGGCAGCGGATCCGCCTCCAACATCCTCTGCGGGCTCGACTGGCTGGAGGAGAACGCCGCGGGCCTTGGCATCAAGGTCGCGAACATGAGCCTCGGCGGCGACGGCACCGACGACGGCAACTGCGGGCTCACCAACAACGACCCCGAGCACCAGGCGATCTGCAGCGTGGTCGCCGCCGGCGTCACGATGGTGGTCGCGGCCGGCAACAGCACCGACGACTTCGCCAACCACACCCCCGCCGCCTTCGACGAGGTCCTCACCGTGACCGCCATGGCCGACTTCAACGGGCAGCCCGGTGGCGGTGCCGCCGCGACCTGCCGGACGAGCAACCAGGACGACACCGCGGCGAACTTCTCCAGCTTCGCCGTCAGCGACGCGGACGCCGCCCACACCATTGCCGGTCCGGGGGTGTGCATCAGGTCCACCCGCAACCACAGCACCACCGTCGTCTTCTCCGGCACCTCCATGGCCTCGCCGCACGTGGCCGGCACGGCCGCGTTGTGCCTCGTCACCGGGCAGTGCACGGACCCGACCCCGGCCGGTGTGATCGCCAAGCTCCGCGCCGACGCCGCGGCCCGGCCCGCCTCGTACGGCTTCGCGGGCGACCCGAACGCGCCCGTCGACGGGCGCTACTACGGGCACCTCGTCCACGCCGGCGGCTACTGA
- a CDS encoding FAD-dependent oxidoreductase: MPRPLRVAIVGAGPAGIYAADALLKSEAAAEPGVSIDLFERMPAPFGLIRYGVAPDHPRIKGIITALHQVLDKPQVRLFGNVDYGTDVHLDDLRAFYDAVIFSTGAMADRELRVPGVELDGSYGAADFASWYDGHPDVPRTWPLQAEKVAVLGVGNVALDIARILAKTADELLPTEIPANVYDGLKANKAVEIHVFGRRGPAQAKFSPMELRELDHSPNIEVIVNPEDIDYDEGSIAERRKNKQTDMVAKTLENWAIRDVGDRPHKLFLHFFESPVEILGEDGQVVGLRTERTELDGTGNVKGTGQTTDWDVQAVYRAVGYLSDELPKLPWDAVSGTVPDEGGRVIEETGAHMASTYCTGWIRRGPVGLIGHTKGDANETVANLLDDFANGRLLAPDAPEEDAVVSFLEGKGVTYTTWEGWYALDAAEKALGEAQGRERVKIVEREDMLRASGVDLG; this comes from the coding sequence ATGCCCCGCCCCCTCCGGGTCGCGATCGTCGGCGCCGGCCCCGCCGGAATCTACGCCGCCGATGCGCTGCTGAAGTCCGAGGCCGCCGCCGAGCCGGGCGTGTCGATCGACCTCTTCGAGCGGATGCCCGCCCCCTTCGGCCTGATCCGCTACGGCGTCGCCCCCGACCACCCCCGCATCAAGGGCATCATCACCGCCCTCCACCAGGTCCTCGACAAGCCGCAGGTCCGCCTCTTCGGCAACGTCGACTACGGCACCGACGTCCACCTCGACGACCTGCGCGCCTTCTACGACGCGGTGATCTTCTCGACCGGCGCCATGGCCGACCGCGAGCTCCGCGTCCCGGGCGTCGAGCTGGACGGCTCGTACGGCGCCGCCGACTTCGCCTCCTGGTACGACGGCCACCCGGACGTGCCGCGCACCTGGCCCCTGCAGGCCGAGAAGGTCGCCGTCCTCGGCGTCGGCAACGTGGCGCTCGACATCGCCCGCATCCTCGCCAAGACGGCCGACGAGCTCCTCCCGACCGAGATCCCGGCGAACGTCTACGACGGCCTCAAGGCCAACAAGGCCGTCGAGATCCACGTCTTCGGCCGCCGCGGCCCGGCGCAGGCGAAGTTCAGCCCCATGGAGCTGCGCGAGCTCGACCACTCGCCGAACATCGAGGTCATCGTCAACCCCGAGGACATCGACTACGACGAGGGCTCGATCGCCGAGCGCCGCAAGAACAAGCAGACCGACATGGTCGCCAAGACCCTGGAGAACTGGGCGATCCGCGACGTCGGCGACCGTCCGCACAAGCTCTTCCTGCACTTCTTCGAGTCCCCCGTCGAGATCCTCGGCGAGGACGGCCAGGTCGTCGGCCTGCGCACCGAGCGCACCGAGCTCGACGGCACCGGCAACGTCAAGGGCACCGGCCAGACCACGGACTGGGACGTCCAGGCCGTGTACCGCGCCGTCGGCTACCTCTCCGACGAGCTGCCCAAGCTCCCCTGGGACGCCGTCTCCGGCACCGTCCCGGACGAGGGCGGCCGCGTCATCGAGGAGACCGGCGCGCACATGGCCTCCACCTACTGCACCGGCTGGATCCGGCGCGGCCCCGTCGGCCTCATCGGCCACACCAAGGGCGACGCCAACGAGACCGTCGCGAACCTCCTGGACGACTTCGCGAACGGACGCCTGCTCGCCCCGGACGCCCCGGAGGAGGACGCGGTCGTGTCCTTCCTGGAGGGCAAGGGCGTCACGTACACCACCTGGGAGGGCTGGTACGCCCTGGACGCCGCCGAGAAGGCCCTCGGCGAGGCGCAGGGCCGCGAGCGCGTGAAGATCGTCGAGCGCGAGGACATGCTCCGCGCGTCCGGCGTCGACCTCGGCTGA
- a CDS encoding DUF397 domain-containing protein — translation MEVTAKGPLGPLRDPQGRSRPVAGGVPAPDRVGGGGPRTTHAYDLSNARRRKSSYSDGGGNRVEVLDDIPGVVPVRDSKSSTVPS, via the coding sequence ATCGAAGTCACTGCCAAAGGGCCGCTTGGACCGCTCCGCGATCCTCAGGGACGCAGCCGCCCTGTCGCCGGAGGCGTCCCTGCCCCTGATCGAGTCGGTGGCGGAGGACCACGGACGACGCACGCGTACGACCTGAGCAACGCCCGTCGGCGCAAGAGCTCCTACAGTGACGGCGGCGGCAACCGCGTCGAGGTCCTCGACGACATCCCCGGCGTCGTCCCGGTCCGGGACAGCAAGTCGTCGACGGTCCCGTCCTGA
- a CDS encoding metal ABC transporter permease: MEFLNDAFMQRALLAALLIGITAPAVGVYLVQRRQALMGDGIGHVAMTGVGLGFLMSANPVWMATLVAVVGSVVMELIRAYGKTRGDMALALLFYGGMAGGVMLINLSDTGSNANLTSYLFGSLTTVSPEDITAIGILAGFVVLVTVGLRRQLFAVSQDEEFARVTGLPVRALNLLIAVTAAVTVTVAMRVVGLLLVSALMVVPVAAAQSLSRSFRTTFALAVLIGVTVTLSGTVTTYYVDAPPGATIVLYAIAVFILLTLLATPLAKRRARAAEAATKACDAKVPATRRPTDDVKV; the protein is encoded by the coding sequence ATGGAATTCCTCAACGACGCCTTCATGCAGCGGGCCCTGCTCGCCGCCCTGCTCATCGGCATCACCGCGCCCGCCGTCGGCGTCTATCTCGTCCAGCGGCGCCAGGCGCTCATGGGCGACGGCATCGGCCACGTCGCGATGACCGGTGTCGGCCTCGGCTTCCTGATGTCGGCCAACCCGGTGTGGATGGCGACCCTGGTCGCCGTCGTCGGCTCGGTCGTCATGGAGCTGATCCGGGCGTACGGCAAGACCCGGGGCGACATGGCGCTCGCGCTGCTCTTCTACGGCGGCATGGCCGGCGGCGTCATGCTGATCAACCTCTCGGACACCGGCTCCAACGCGAACCTGACCTCGTACCTCTTCGGCTCGCTCACCACCGTCTCGCCCGAGGACATCACCGCGATCGGCATCCTGGCCGGCTTCGTGGTCCTGGTCACGGTCGGCCTGCGCCGGCAGCTCTTCGCCGTCAGCCAGGACGAGGAGTTCGCCCGCGTCACCGGCCTGCCGGTGCGCGCCCTGAACCTGCTGATCGCCGTCACGGCCGCGGTGACCGTCACCGTCGCCATGCGGGTCGTCGGCCTGCTCCTGGTCAGCGCGCTGATGGTGGTCCCGGTCGCGGCCGCCCAGTCGCTGTCCCGCTCCTTCCGCACGACCTTCGCGCTCGCGGTCCTCATCGGCGTCACCGTCACGCTGTCCGGCACGGTCACCACGTACTACGTCGACGCCCCGCCCGGCGCGACGATCGTCCTGTACGCGATCGCGGTCTTCATCCTCCTGACCCTGCTCGCCACCCCGCTCGCCAAGCGGCGGGCCCGGGCGGCGGAAGCGGCCACGAAAGCCTGCGACGCGAAGGTTCCGGCCACCCGGCGGCCCACGGACGATGTGAAGGTCTGA
- a CDS encoding Fur family transcriptional regulator: protein MATAGPPVRGRSTKQRAAVSAALNEVDEFRSAQELHDMLKHRGDSVGLTTVYRTLQSLADAGEVDALRTSDGETVYRRCSTGDHHHHLVCRVCGKAVEVEGPMVEQWAETIASEHGFVNVAHTVEIFGTCAECAEK from the coding sequence GTGGCGACGGCAGGACCCCCCGTACGCGGCCGCTCGACCAAGCAGCGGGCCGCGGTGTCGGCGGCACTGAACGAGGTGGACGAGTTCCGCAGCGCCCAGGAGCTGCACGACATGCTCAAGCACCGCGGCGACTCCGTCGGCCTCACCACCGTCTACCGCACGCTCCAGTCCCTCGCGGACGCGGGCGAGGTGGACGCGCTGCGCACCAGCGACGGCGAGACGGTCTACCGCCGCTGCTCGACCGGCGACCACCACCACCATCTGGTCTGCCGCGTCTGCGGCAAGGCCGTGGAGGTGGAGGGCCCGATGGTGGAGCAGTGGGCCGAGACGATCGCCTCGGAGCACGGCTTCGTGAACGTGGCGCACACGGTCGAGATCTTCGGCACGTGCGCGGAGTGCGCCGAGAAGTGA
- a CDS encoding metal ABC transporter ATP-binding protein — translation MSDKPVISVRGATAALGARPVLRGVDLAVHAGEVVALLGANGSGKSTAVRSIIGQVPLTGGTIELFGTDRKRFRDWARVGYVPQRTTAAGGVPATIREVVSSGRLSRRKFGWLTKADRAAVERAIDLVGLADRAADSVSALSGGQHQRVLIARALASEPELLIMDEPMAGVDLASQEILAATLREQVAGGTSVLLVLHELGPLEPLIDRAVVLRDGCVVHDGPPPEALGQHALPGHDHVHPHAADEPLRTGLLT, via the coding sequence GTGAGCGACAAGCCCGTCATCTCCGTCCGCGGAGCCACGGCGGCCCTCGGCGCGCGCCCCGTCCTCCGGGGCGTCGACCTCGCCGTCCACGCCGGCGAGGTCGTCGCCCTGCTCGGCGCCAACGGCTCCGGCAAGTCCACCGCCGTCCGCTCGATCATCGGCCAGGTCCCGCTGACCGGCGGCACGATCGAGCTGTTCGGCACCGACCGGAAGCGGTTCCGCGACTGGGCCCGCGTCGGCTACGTGCCGCAGCGCACCACCGCCGCCGGTGGCGTCCCCGCCACCATCCGCGAGGTCGTCTCCTCCGGCCGGCTCTCCCGCCGGAAGTTCGGCTGGCTGACGAAGGCCGACCGGGCCGCCGTCGAGCGGGCCATCGACCTCGTCGGCCTCGCCGACCGCGCCGCCGACTCCGTCTCCGCGCTCTCCGGCGGCCAGCACCAGCGGGTCCTCATCGCCCGCGCCCTGGCCTCCGAGCCCGAACTCCTGATCATGGACGAGCCGATGGCCGGCGTGGACCTCGCGAGCCAGGAGATCCTCGCCGCGACCCTGCGCGAGCAGGTCGCCGGCGGCACCTCCGTCCTCCTCGTCCTGCACGAGCTGGGCCCCCTGGAGCCGCTGATCGACCGCGCGGTCGTCCTGCGCGACGGCTGCGTCGTCCACGACGGTCCGCCGCCCGAGGCCCTCGGCCAGCACGCCCTGCCCGGCCACGACCACGTTCATCCGCACGCGGCCGACGAGCCGCTCCGCACGGGACTGCTGACCTGA
- a CDS encoding serine hydrolase: protein MTKSLSRSPRWIALAAVCAALVTVTAALPAGAAARQHPAPAALGVPERIDPAVLRASLGTPGDGLFAGAMARVGGRDGRWTGTMGAVSADPDASFRIGSVTKLFTSTVVLQLVAEGRLSLDTPVQRLLPGTLPAHWQPITVAQLISHTSGLPRAACWDPHAVYTPADLVRTVTECPEAGEPITGPDIPQVYNGVNYFLLGMVVEKVTHHSYAHEVSRRIVRPLGLRHTYVPAWGETALRAPALAPQLPPTDPWPWAEGGMVSDAPDLERFLGQLLRGRLLPPAQQKLLFELPRHAERGFTRGGVQYAKLPDGTEVYGKSGSYGGYTNGVFATRDLRRSLVYSLVPLTTDDREIAKRYLSIADAAF, encoded by the coding sequence ATGACGAAGTCGCTTTCCCGAAGCCCCCGTTGGATTGCCCTGGCCGCCGTGTGCGCCGCTCTGGTGACGGTCACGGCAGCCCTTCCCGCCGGTGCGGCGGCCCGGCAGCATCCGGCCCCGGCCGCCCTCGGCGTCCCGGAGCGGATCGACCCGGCCGTGCTCCGAGCCTCCCTCGGCACTCCCGGCGACGGACTGTTCGCGGGAGCCATGGCCCGCGTCGGGGGACGCGACGGACGGTGGACGGGAACGATGGGCGCGGTCTCCGCGGACCCGGACGCCTCCTTCCGGATCGGCAGCGTCACCAAGCTGTTCACCTCCACCGTCGTGCTCCAGCTCGTGGCCGAGGGCAGACTCTCCCTCGACACCCCGGTCCAGCGGCTCCTGCCCGGCACGCTCCCGGCCCACTGGCAGCCCATCACCGTGGCCCAGCTGATCAGCCACACCAGCGGCCTGCCGCGCGCCGCCTGCTGGGACCCGCACGCCGTGTACACCCCGGCCGACCTGGTGAGAACGGTCACCGAGTGCCCCGAGGCCGGTGAGCCGATCACCGGACCCGACATCCCGCAGGTCTACAACGGCGTCAACTACTTCCTCCTCGGCATGGTGGTCGAGAAGGTCACCCACCACTCGTACGCCCATGAGGTGAGCCGCCGCATCGTCCGCCCGCTGGGCCTGCGCCACACCTACGTCCCCGCGTGGGGAGAGACGGCGCTTCGCGCGCCCGCGCTGGCACCGCAGCTTCCGCCCACCGACCCGTGGCCCTGGGCCGAGGGCGGAATGGTCTCCGACGCCCCCGACCTGGAGCGGTTCCTGGGACAGCTGCTGCGCGGCCGCCTCCTGCCGCCGGCCCAGCAGAAACTGCTGTTCGAGCTCCCTCGGCACGCCGAGCGCGGCTTCACCCGTGGCGGCGTGCAGTACGCGAAGCTCCCGGACGGTACCGAGGTGTACGGCAAGAGCGGGAGCTACGGCGGCTACACCAACGGCGTCTTCGCCACCCGAGACCTCCGCCGGAGCCTCGTCTACTCGCTCGTGCCGCTCACCACCGACGACAGGGAGATCGCGAAGCGCTACCTGAGCATCGCGGACGCCGCGTTCTGA
- the recO gene encoding DNA repair protein RecO, whose amino-acid sequence MSLFRDDGIVLRTQKLGEADRIITILTRGHGRVRAVARGVRRTKSKFGARLEPFSHVDVQFFARGSELVGRGLPLCTQSETIAAYGSGIVTDYARYTAGTAMLETAERFTDHEGEPAVQQYLLLVGGLRTLARGEHAPHLILDAFLLRSLAVNGYAPSFDDCAKCGLHGPNRFFSVAAGGVICGDCRVPGSVVPSAEAIGLLSALLTGDWATADACEPRHVREGSGLVSAYLHWHLERGLRSLRYVEKS is encoded by the coding sequence ATGAGTCTGTTCCGCGACGACGGCATCGTGCTGCGCACCCAGAAGCTGGGTGAAGCGGACCGCATCATCACCATCCTCACGCGCGGTCACGGCCGCGTACGCGCCGTCGCGCGCGGCGTGCGCCGGACGAAGTCGAAGTTCGGGGCGCGCCTCGAACCCTTCTCGCACGTGGACGTGCAGTTCTTCGCCCGGGGGAGTGAGCTGGTCGGGCGCGGCCTGCCGCTGTGCACGCAGAGCGAGACCATCGCCGCGTACGGCAGCGGGATCGTCACCGACTACGCCCGGTACACCGCCGGCACGGCCATGCTGGAGACGGCGGAACGGTTCACCGACCACGAGGGCGAGCCCGCCGTGCAGCAGTACCTGCTGCTCGTCGGCGGTCTGCGGACGCTCGCCCGGGGCGAGCACGCGCCGCACCTCATCCTGGACGCCTTCCTGCTCCGCTCCCTCGCCGTGAACGGCTACGCGCCCAGCTTCGACGACTGCGCGAAATGCGGACTCCACGGGCCGAACCGGTTCTTTTCGGTCGCGGCGGGCGGGGTCATATGCGGCGACTGCCGGGTGCCCGGAAGCGTCGTACCCTCTGCGGAGGCCATCGGCCTGCTCAGCGCGCTGCTCACCGGCGACTGGGCGACGGCGGACGCGTGCGAGCCGCGTCACGTCAGGGAGGGCAGCGGACTCGTGTCCGCCTATCTGCACTGGCACCTGGAGCGCGGCCTGCGCTCCCTGCGGTACGTAGAGAAAAGCTAG
- a CDS encoding isoprenyl transferase translates to MAIARLLGRQRREYRTPEPHPSGARPPRLQTELVPEHVAIVMDGNGRWAKERGLPRTEGHKVGAEQVLDVLQGAIEMGVGAISLYAFSTENWKRSPEEVRFLMNFNRDFIRKTRDQLDELGIRVRWVGRMPKLWKSVAKELQVAQEQTKDNTKLTLYFCMNYGGRAELTDAAQALAEDVKAGRLDPAKITEKTIQKYLYYPDMPDVDLFLRPSGEQRTSNYLIWQSAYAEMVFQDVLWPDFDRRDLWRACVEYAQRDRRFGGVDPADLAVLDKA, encoded by the coding sequence ATGGCCATCGCACGACTCCTCGGGCGCCAGCGTCGGGAGTACAGGACCCCCGAGCCGCACCCGTCCGGTGCACGCCCGCCGAGGCTCCAGACCGAGCTGGTCCCGGAACACGTCGCGATCGTCATGGACGGCAACGGCCGCTGGGCCAAGGAGCGCGGGCTGCCGCGCACCGAGGGGCACAAGGTCGGCGCCGAGCAGGTGCTCGACGTGCTCCAGGGCGCGATCGAGATGGGCGTGGGGGCGATCTCGCTGTACGCCTTCTCCACCGAGAACTGGAAGCGCTCGCCCGAGGAGGTGCGCTTCCTGATGAACTTCAACCGCGACTTCATCCGCAAGACGCGTGACCAGCTCGACGAGCTCGGCATCCGCGTGCGCTGGGTGGGCCGGATGCCCAAGCTGTGGAAGTCGGTCGCCAAGGAGCTCCAGGTCGCCCAGGAGCAGACCAAGGACAACACGAAGCTGACGCTGTACTTCTGCATGAACTACGGCGGTCGAGCGGAGCTCACGGACGCGGCGCAGGCGCTGGCGGAGGACGTGAAGGCGGGCCGCCTCGACCCGGCGAAGATCACCGAGAAGACCATCCAGAAGTACCTGTACTACCCGGACATGCCGGACGTGGACCTCTTCCTGCGGCCCAGCGGCGAGCAGCGCACCTCCAACTACCTGATCTGGCAGAGCGCGTACGCCGAGATGGTCTTCCAGGACGTGCTGTGGCCCGACTTCGACCGCCGCGACCTGTGGCGGGCCTGCGTCGAGTACGCCCAGCGCGACCGTCGCTTCGGCGGCGTCGACCCGGCCGACCTCGCCGTCCTCGACAAGGCCTGA
- a CDS encoding YcxB family protein — protein MGEKLELVYSAEFAEVHEAVRVRLRSTRWWRLFRWGTRVVGALAFLVAGAGLLVGEVAEPVKLVLLGVVAVACAELVPWASARSLFRLIGSQGEARAVVDEDGGRWISRDTDMTIRWALLTRYAETPRLFVLFTDRTSGTGFAYLPKRGLAGPGDEERLRAILDRSTTRA, from the coding sequence GTGGGGGAGAAGCTGGAGCTCGTCTACTCGGCCGAGTTCGCCGAGGTGCACGAGGCGGTACGGGTCAGGCTGCGGTCGACCCGCTGGTGGCGGTTGTTCCGGTGGGGCACCCGCGTCGTCGGCGCGCTGGCCTTCCTGGTGGCCGGTGCGGGGCTGCTGGTCGGCGAGGTGGCGGAGCCCGTCAAGCTGGTCCTCCTCGGCGTGGTGGCCGTGGCCTGCGCCGAGCTGGTGCCGTGGGCGTCCGCCCGCAGCCTCTTCCGGCTGATCGGATCCCAGGGCGAGGCCCGGGCGGTCGTGGACGAGGACGGCGGGCGGTGGATCTCCCGGGACACCGACATGACGATCCGGTGGGCGCTGCTGACCCGGTACGCGGAGACGCCCCGGCTCTTCGTCCTCTTCACGGACCGCACGTCCGGCACCGGCTTCGCGTACCTGCCCAAGCGCGGGCTCGCCGGCCCCGGCGACGAGGAGCGGCTGCGGGCCATCCTGGACCGGAGCACCACCAGGGCATGA
- a CDS encoding LuxR family transcriptional regulator, with protein sequence MAVPVEQAPAVERARTAAARESWAEAYVLLREADRHPTRALTAEDLDVLSDAAWWSGHVDESVAARLRTHAAYVAAHDHRGAGLAAWWLHYEYAGLGRPAAAAGWLHRARHHLEGLPPGPEHCFLAWTDAEEATARGDHAAALAATGRMTRLALRAQSPDLLALARQATAAALLAQGRRAEALTHLDEAMCAVTAGELSGMFTGFLYCLAITQCMESADFARAVEWTNAAMEWCAPPWTGRRDEETPPLGVTPSGENPFRGVCRAHRVAVLDLLGAWALAEAEARQACREVPVDCLESAAAAYYAAGDVQRRQGRLEEAAVSYAHAHELGRIPQPGLALLRLAQGRAEAAVVGVDLALACQSDPRHDLLGRARLLAARTEVALAVRDVPGAAGAAAELEVLAGDVPLLRAMADTARGAVALAEARPEPALRLLRRALAGWLELRVPYEAAQVRMLLAAADRTVGDEEAARLELGAARAVFERLGAGPDARRAAALLTGGARRRLPGGLTAREAEVLRLVASGGTNKEIARALVISEHTVGRHLNNIFAKLGVGSRTAATAYAYAHDLV encoded by the coding sequence ATGGCCGTCCCCGTCGAGCAGGCCCCCGCCGTCGAGCGGGCGCGGACCGCGGCGGCCCGGGAGTCCTGGGCCGAGGCGTACGTACTGCTGCGCGAGGCCGACCGGCACCCCACGCGCGCCCTGACCGCCGAGGACCTCGACGTCCTCTCCGACGCGGCCTGGTGGTCCGGGCACGTCGACGAGTCCGTCGCCGCCCGGCTGCGGACGCACGCCGCGTACGTCGCGGCCCATGACCACCGGGGCGCCGGCCTCGCCGCCTGGTGGCTCCACTACGAGTACGCCGGCCTCGGGCGTCCCGCGGCCGCGGCCGGCTGGCTGCACCGCGCCCGGCACCACCTGGAGGGCCTGCCGCCCGGCCCCGAGCACTGCTTCCTCGCCTGGACGGACGCCGAGGAGGCCACCGCGCGCGGCGACCACGCGGCGGCCCTCGCGGCGACCGGCCGCATGACCCGCCTCGCCCTGCGCGCCCAGAGCCCCGACCTGCTGGCCCTCGCCCGCCAGGCCACCGCCGCCGCCCTCCTGGCCCAGGGCCGCCGCGCCGAGGCGCTGACCCACCTCGACGAGGCGATGTGCGCGGTGACGGCGGGCGAACTGAGCGGCATGTTCACGGGCTTCCTGTACTGCCTGGCCATCACCCAGTGCATGGAGTCCGCGGACTTCGCCCGCGCCGTGGAATGGACGAACGCCGCGATGGAGTGGTGCGCCCCGCCGTGGACGGGCCGCCGCGACGAGGAGACGCCGCCGCTCGGTGTCACGCCCTCCGGCGAGAACCCCTTCCGGGGTGTGTGCCGGGCGCACCGGGTCGCGGTGCTCGACCTCCTCGGGGCATGGGCGCTCGCCGAGGCGGAGGCCCGGCAGGCGTGCCGGGAGGTGCCGGTGGACTGCCTGGAGTCGGCGGCCGCCGCGTACTACGCCGCCGGGGACGTCCAGCGGCGCCAGGGCCGTCTGGAGGAGGCCGCCGTCTCGTACGCCCACGCCCACGAACTGGGCCGGATCCCGCAGCCGGGCCTCGCGCTGCTGCGCCTCGCCCAGGGCCGGGCCGAGGCCGCCGTGGTCGGCGTCGACCTGGCGCTGGCCTGCCAGAGCGACCCCCGCCACGACCTCCTCGGCCGGGCCCGGCTGCTCGCCGCCCGCACCGAGGTGGCCCTCGCCGTGCGTGACGTGCCCGGGGCGGCGGGCGCGGCGGCGGAGCTGGAGGTGCTGGCCGGGGACGTACCGCTGCTCCGGGCGATGGCCGACACGGCGCGGGGCGCGGTGGCCCTGGCGGAGGCCCGGCCGGAGCCCGCGCTGCGGCTGCTGCGCCGGGCGCTCGCCGGCTGGCTGGAGCTGCGCGTGCCGTACGAGGCGGCGCAGGTACGGATGCTGCTCGCGGCGGCCGACCGGACCGTGGGCGACGAGGAGGCGGCCCGCCTGGAGCTGGGCGCGGCACGGGCGGTGTTCGAGCGGCTCGGGGCCGGGCCGGACGCCCGGCGGGCGGCGGCCCTGCTGACCGGCGGGGCGCGAAGGCGACTGCCGGGCGGGCTGACGGCGCGGGAGGCGGAGGTGCTGCGGCTCGTCGCCTCGGGCGGGACGAACAAGGAGATCGCGCGGGCGCTGGTGATCAGCGAGCACACGGTGGGCCGCCACCTGAACAACATCTTCGCGAAGCTGGGCGTGGGTTCCCGCACGGCAGCCACGGCGTACGCGTACGCCCACGACCTGGTCTGA